GCCTTCTCTGTTTCCAGCTGAAAGGCTGGAGGAGTTTTTTTCAGCCACAAAGAGTCAGCAAAGAAAACCAGATGTTCTGCAGTCACTGCAATCAAAAGCAAGACGCCGACATTGTAagtcaggttttgtttttcagtgttttcatatCATTCTCCTCTACATGCAGCTGTTTTGATCGTACAGGAGTACGAGATGATGCACTGTCCAGATGTTCTGACGCTGCTGCTGAAGAGGTTCTCCTTTGATTATCAGCAGAACTGTTACGTCAAGCTGCACTGCAGAGTCGATGTGGCCCAGACTTTAGAAGTCAAGGTGTTTACCAGTATATTCACACATATTcagtttcagcttctttttattttaacttgatgtGTTTCTACTGTCCAGAACTGCAGGTACAACCTCTACGCCGTGGTTCATCACTTCGGTGATCTGATGGGAGGTCATTACACTGCAGACATCAAATCCTTTGAAACTGGAAACTGGTACTGCTTCAATGACAACACTGTTAAATGTGTaagtctctgtttttttttgttcataaatagttaaatttttttaacaatgtgaAGGTCAAATAACTTGTTTAAAATCTTGCAGATCAACGAAGTTTATGTTAAATCTGGACAAAACCAAATAAGGTAAAATaactttaacacaaaaatgatggatattttctgtaaaaatctgtcctggttctgatttctatttttgtttttctttcactttgatCCATTGAAACAGATCATCGACAGCTTATCTCCTGATGTACAAAATGGGTAAGTTTGAAATGatttagtttgtatttaacCCTCAACAATCCTTGAGGTTTTAGATTTTCCCTTTTACCTAACTTGAAAATGTGACATCATTGTATTGTAACAATGATGAATAGTATTTTATCATCAGTGTTATAGATCTGGTGGTCAGAATTTTATGATCGCTTCAATGCTTATTAAAGGTGTCAATAAAATTCCTGCTATAATAAACttccttttaaaatcaaaactaaaaaggTTTTATAGACCCAAGTGGGAATAACCTGTTTTTCCCAGAGTCGGGATTATTGAGCATGATTTGAATctcttttacattaaataagaatAATATTGATGATATTGAAAACACGCTGTTTAAAAAATCAAGTGGGAGGACTCCCCCTTCTGGCCACTCTGTAGAATGCAGGCTCTTCTGGAATAGACTTAATCTAAACTCGCTGGTATGAGAACAACTGTCCTGCTGTACATGTGTAAATGGATAACAGAgcattttaagatgttttccttctctttgtttctattgtttaAATAGGCTATATGTACAAACTACAGCATATGATAAGATTGTGTTATCTAAAGAATGAGCATTTCTTATCAAACGCtacttccatttttgttttaatcctaccaaaacttgtttttttgttggaatAAGACGccctctgctgtttgtttttgttaataactCTGCCTGTTTCTGTTCAAAGTGAGCGGACGGCCCAAGGAGACTGATGGGAGCGCTCTGGGAGATCGTTTTGCTCTGTCACCTGAAACTGGAGACGGATATGATGAGGCAAAACCAAGAGACGATTTCATCTTTGAAGATCTCCTAAAAACTGGAAGCCATAGAGGAGAAAACATGCGGCATTTGAATGGCGATATGACCAGAGATGATGAGATCAAGAAGAAACATTCAAACTCTTCCAGAGGAGGGAATGAACAATCAAACCAAAGAACATCACCAAGGAAACCACGGGGATTCATGTGGCTACCAGCAGACACTGAAGCAAAGGATTCAAATGAGCAAATATGTTATAACAACACAGATAAATCCTCAGAGTGGATGTTTCATCAAAGCTCCACCTCTCCTGTTAAAGGTAGAGGAGTGAATGAGTCCAGGGACAAACTGGGTAACTATAATACaaacaaacatctttattaTTACAGCCCtacaaaagaaagagaagagccTGGAGGAACCACAGATGTGATTTATAACTGGGAGGATCCAGATGTGGCATCAACTCAAAGAAATGGCCTGAGAGTTACTAGAAAGACTTATAACAGTGGTGTTTACTCTTCAGATTTATCTAAAATCCTAGAAAGGGAAAAACCTCACAGTCCAGGCAAGAGGactcaaacaaaaaagcaacactgGAAATAAAGAAcccattcatttaaaattaaggtttgattcacagaaaaaaaaaaaaacttttatatttattcacgGAGAAACTAATTATAATGTTAGCTGTCTTTGTGTAGCTGCTAAATGTGACCACTGAGGTCTGACTTCAGTGATTTTGGTTGTCCtgttttctttatcatttcaaaTGACGACGTCCTGATTTATGTTCATCAGTTCAACCAAACATGTGTTAAGAAGATTAGTTGATCCAGGAGAACAAACCATTTCTACAgcattatataaataaactagTTTAAAAGAACTGACAGTTGTTCATGTATTATTTATGTATGAGCATTGATAGTTTTAagattttgaacaaaataaaaaaggatagTTGCaaactcttaattttttctaaCAATTTGAAGTTAGTAACaatgttgatgttttagtgATTTCTTCATTTGTACAGAGCTGGCATCATTATAGAATTTtgctcaaaatgttttctgcttttatcacATCTCAGTCAATTTTGAGAAGGCTGGAACTGATGGTTAAATGAAGATTTACATGAAAATGAccatttaatgcatttaattcATGCAACGACGCTTTCAAGTATGCATTGTGTTATTACGCCACTGTGGGAAGTGAGTGAATCGTGACCAAGGCCAGGCTTAGTATCAAACAACACATGAAATCCAAACCAACAAAGTGGGGCATAAAATATTTCGTGTTGGCAGATGTAAACGGCTACACCATCAATTTCCAGCTGTACGCTGGCAAATCTTAAACGGCGTCAGGGAAGGGGCTGTCTTTCAATGTTGTCAACACATTAATCAACAAAGACTACCTGGGCTCTGGGTATATTGTTTACACCGACAGCTTTTACACCAGTCCCCTTTTCTTCAGACACCTGCGGCAGCAGGGATTCAGCTCTTGCGGGACGTACAGGGAGGGACGAGTCGGTGTCCCCACCGCCCAGGAGAATGCCCTCAACAAAAGGTCACCAAgagttgttgcattttagcAAATTTCCTTTGTTTAAATTGTAAAGTAGGTAAAAAAGATGGCTTATTAATACAAAACACAAGATTCTTAAAAACTGGTCTACAAATGTTCTTACAGTTGActcactgaaaaaacaaactgaacatttctgctcattatatttcatttaatttattgggACAGTGCACATAAATTAATATTACCACAATTCATAAATATGCAGGAAATATGCAGGAAATAGTACAATAACTAAATTTAATCATTTATCCTAAGacaagtaaacagaaaaaacaaaacatctttctATATAATTCACAGgacattaaaaaatgaaaacatttacaccAGATATAAAgatagaaacataaaaacaggacagaaactctGTTATAAGCAGTGGAAGACATTATGAGTAACtggtttgctttttgttttcactcttgATATATTCTGTCCCATGAATGTGACCCTCTAATTGACGCCACCTTATGGATAAACCATATAGCAGTagattatgaggaaaaaaaatcattgcatGTATTTAATCCTAGAGGACTGTGtggtgaaaaaagtttttatataaGGGAGgtttgctcaattaaattttGACATTGGAAATGCtcttaacataatttttaaaagtcagatttgaggcaaaaatatttctagatctttacatttttttaccaCTTCAAGTATCTCTCCATTAACAATAATACTTGGTTCCTGGCTTTCTACTGggtaaaaacatgcaaacagttttctttgtgttgaCATGTAAACATTAATTCTGTATCTGTAATCTGGTATCATAGCTGCAGATTCTTTCTTTGTTCTGGCATTAACATATAGTACTGTGACATCTGCATATAATTTTACTTCTACATTTGACCATATATTGACAGTTTTGATAAAGTATGTAACAGGAAgtgcaaaatattttacatgtctATATGAAGATGGGGAGGGATGTGGTTCCAGTTAATACAGGCATTTTGATGAGTGAAAGATCCAACTTGGaaccacaaaaatgtatttggagATTCAGACATCAGGCATCACACATTCTTTACTTCTTCCAAGTTTCACCCTCCTTATCTCCCAGTCCTCTGTCATGCAGAGGAGGCAGAAGAGGCCTCCACCATGTAGTCTTAAAGTTATACGCAAGCAAGACA
The DNA window shown above is from Poecilia reticulata strain Guanapo linkage group LG14, Guppy_female_1.0+MT, whole genome shotgun sequence and carries:
- the LOC103476168 gene encoding uncharacterized protein LOC103476168 isoform X2 codes for the protein MSKPRFNIKLNHYTVMKFRDKLDNLSISDYQGLSSPGLTCYLNSVLQVLFMTEEFREAVKRDWSKSPAETIDFHLGELFHALEGDVAKTHNIIKTLGIKDVFEQRDAAEYFEKILCRTNPNASEIFKGELNHKTTCLNCRKTNDSTNFFWVLPLSVGDSKSRSYSVLKGWRSFFQPQRVSKENQMFCSHCNQKQDADIQNCYVKLHCRVDVAQTLEVKNCRYNLYAVVHHFGDLMGGHYTADIKSFETGNWYCFNDNTVKCINEVYVKSGQNQIRSSTAYLLMYKMVSGRPKETDGSALGDRFALSPETGDGYDEAKPRDDFIFEDLLKTGSHRGENMRHLNGDMTRDDEIKKKHSNSSRGGNEQSNQRTSPRKPRGFMWLPADTEAKDSNEQICYNNTDKSSEWMFHQSSTSPVKGRGVNESRDKLGNYNTNKHLYYYSPTKEREEPGGTTDVIYNWEDPDVASTQRNGLRVTRKTYNSGVYSSDLSKILEREKPHSPGKRTQTKKQHWK
- the LOC103476168 gene encoding ubiquitin carboxyl-terminal hydrolase 64E-like isoform X1 — protein: MSKPRFNIKLNHYTVMKFRDKLDNLSISDYQGLSSPGLTCYLNSVLQVLFMTEEFREAVKRDWSKSPAETIDFHLGELFHALEGDVAKTHNIIKTLGIKDVFEQRDAAEYFEKILCRTNPNASEIFKGELNHKTTCLNCRKTNDSTNFFWVLPLSVGDSKSRSYSVLKGWRSFFQPQRVSKENQMFCSHCNQKQDADIEYEMMHCPDVLTLLLKRFSFDYQQNCYVKLHCRVDVAQTLEVKNCRYNLYAVVHHFGDLMGGHYTADIKSFETGNWYCFNDNTVKCINEVYVKSGQNQIRSSTAYLLMYKMVSGRPKETDGSALGDRFALSPETGDGYDEAKPRDDFIFEDLLKTGSHRGENMRHLNGDMTRDDEIKKKHSNSSRGGNEQSNQRTSPRKPRGFMWLPADTEAKDSNEQICYNNTDKSSEWMFHQSSTSPVKGRGVNESRDKLGNYNTNKHLYYYSPTKEREEPGGTTDVIYNWEDPDVASTQRNGLRVTRKTYNSGVYSSDLSKILEREKPHSPGKRTQTKKQHWK